The following coding sequences are from one Paramormyrops kingsleyae isolate MSU_618 chromosome 21, PKINGS_0.4, whole genome shotgun sequence window:
- the ppp1r7 gene encoding protein phosphatase 1 regulatory subunit 7, translating to MASMSVGEPQAMEVDRKGESEESGDDEIKRRSLNGELDPKQPPLSEKEESPVDMDTITLDPEEEDVDLVHCRIGKIEGLEVLQKAKTLSLRQNLIKRIENLDSLVSLRELDLYDNQIRRLENLETLTQLQVLDVSFNILRKVEALDRLTGLKKLFLLHNKISRIENLDHLTNLEMLELGSNRIRVIENLDSLSSLTSLFLGTNKITQLQNLEGLHNLTVLSIQSNRITKIEGLGSLVNLRELYLSHNGIEVLEGLESNKKLTTLDIAANRVKKIENISHLTELQEFWMNDNQIENWADLDELQNAKHLETVYLERNPLQKDPQYRRKIMLALPSVRQIDATFIRF from the exons ATGGCTTCTATGTCCGTAGGCGAGCCACAAGCAATGGAAG TGGACAGGAAGGGTGAGTCGGAAGAGTCTGGAGATGATGAGATTAAGCGAAGGAGCCTGAATGGGGAGCTGGATCCCAAGCAGCCGCCCTTGTCAG AGAAGGAGGAGTCCCCAGTCGACATGGACACCATAACACTAGACCCAGAGGAAGAG GATGTGGATCTGGTTCACTGTCGTATTGGGAAGATCGAAGGGCTGGAGGTCTTACAGAAGGCAaag ACGCTGTCGCTGAGACAGAACCTCATTAAACGTATTGAAAATCTGGATAGTCTGGTCTCTCTCCGAGAGCTGGACCTTTATGATAACCAGATCCGGCGTCTGGAGAACTTAGAGACCCTGACCCAGCTGCA GGTTCTGGATGTTTCCTTCAACATTCTTCGTAAAGTGGAGGCTCTAGATCGGCTCACAGGCCTGAAGAAGCTCTTCTTGCTGCACAACAAAATAAGCcgtattgaaaatttggaccaTCTGACCAACCTGGAGATGCTAGAACTGGGCTCAAACCGTATCCGG GTGATTGAAAACCTGGACTCTCTCTCCTCACTGACCAGCCTGTTTCTGGGCACCAATAAGATCACTCAGCTGCAGAACCTTGAAGGATTACATAACCTGACTGTCCTCAGTATTCAG AGTAACCGCATAACCAAAATAGAAGGTTTGGGGAGCCTGGTCAACCTGAGAGAGCTCTACCTGAGTCATAACGGCATTGAGGTTCTTGAAGGCCTGGAATCCAAT AAAAAGCTGACAACTCTGGACATCGCTGCCAATCGCGTCAAGAAGATTGAGAACATCAGTCATCTGACAGAGCTCCAGGAGTTCTGG ATGAATGATAACCAGATAGAGAACTGGGCTGACCTTGACGAGCTGCAAAATGCCAAACACTTGGAGACGGTGTATCTGGAGAGGAACCCTCTTCAGAAGGATCCACAGTACCGCCGCAAGATCATGCTGGCATTGCCCAGCGTGCGGCAGATCGATGCAACTTTCATCCGCTTCTGA